A single window of Paenibacillus sp. SYP-B4298 DNA harbors:
- a CDS encoding YggS family pyridoxal phosphate-dependent enzyme codes for MTLEQRIAHVEQRLQQACARSGRSREDINIIAVTKYVSVASTLEVIRSGLVHVGENRWQNAQDKWYAARQTASGGDTSATAGQAVWHFIGSLQTNKAKEVVGRFAYVHSLDRLSLAQAIERKAAELGIVVPCFLQVNVSGEDSKHGLAPEELLPFVKELSRFTHIKIEGLMTMAPFEAEPEETRPVFRGLRQLRDELNREAATETPVNGLSMGMSNDFEVAVEEGANWLRLGTILVGKEEE; via the coding sequence TTGACGCTGGAACAACGAATTGCTCATGTAGAGCAGCGACTGCAGCAAGCTTGTGCGCGCAGTGGCCGCTCCAGAGAAGATATAAATATCATTGCTGTAACGAAATATGTATCTGTTGCTTCTACACTAGAGGTGATCCGCTCCGGGCTCGTGCACGTCGGGGAGAATCGCTGGCAGAACGCGCAGGACAAGTGGTATGCCGCAAGGCAGACGGCTAGTGGCGGCGACACGAGTGCTACAGCCGGACAAGCCGTATGGCATTTTATAGGCTCCTTGCAGACCAACAAGGCGAAGGAGGTCGTCGGGCGATTCGCCTACGTTCATTCGCTGGATCGGCTGTCATTGGCGCAAGCTATCGAGAGGAAGGCGGCAGAGCTGGGGATTGTTGTGCCATGCTTCTTGCAGGTGAATGTATCCGGTGAGGATTCCAAGCATGGCCTGGCGCCCGAGGAGCTGCTGCCGTTCGTGAAGGAGCTGTCCCGCTTTACCCATATTAAAATTGAAGGCTTAATGACCATGGCTCCTTTTGAGGCGGAACCCGAAGAGACGCGGCCTGTATTTCGAGGACTAAGGCAGCTTAGAGACGAGCTGAATCGGGAGGCGGCGACAGAAACGCCGGTGAACGGGCTGTCGATGGGCATGTCCAATGATTTTGAGGTGGCTGTGGAAGAAGGGGCGAACTGGCTGCGATTGGGGACAATTTTGGTAGGTAAAGAGGAGGAATGA
- the pgeF gene encoding peptidoglycan editing factor PgeF codes for MEPFEWNRAAEEPSLFYLSAWMGRYKGLTAGFTGRAGGYSGAPWSTLNMGLHVGDEPSDVVRNREAVSKALGWQPEAWTCAEQVHGAAVHVVTAGERGRGRAVREDAVADADALITNEPDILLASLYADCVPLYFYDPVRRVVGLAHAGWRGTVQEIARLTVEAMRQHFGSRPSELVAAIGPAIGACCYEVDEAVISKVEPLLQELRTDGATLAEDTLVPSEQGRARINLKEINRQIMIKAGILPTSIELSQMCTGCRTDLFFSHRMEQGGTGRMASWIGMERGDVFS; via the coding sequence ATGGAGCCATTTGAATGGAATCGGGCAGCGGAGGAGCCTTCGCTGTTTTATTTGTCTGCCTGGATGGGGAGATATAAGGGTCTGACTGCAGGCTTCACCGGGCGGGCGGGAGGATATAGCGGCGCGCCGTGGAGCACGCTTAATATGGGGCTGCACGTAGGGGATGAACCAAGCGATGTTGTACGCAACCGTGAGGCAGTATCCAAAGCGCTGGGATGGCAGCCCGAGGCGTGGACATGCGCCGAACAGGTGCACGGGGCAGCCGTCCATGTGGTGACGGCCGGGGAACGCGGTCGAGGGCGAGCCGTGCGGGAGGATGCGGTAGCAGATGCGGATGCGCTGATTACGAATGAGCCGGATATATTGCTGGCCTCGTTATATGCCGACTGCGTGCCGCTCTACTTCTATGACCCGGTGCGGCGTGTGGTCGGACTGGCTCACGCAGGCTGGAGGGGAACCGTTCAGGAGATTGCCAGACTTACAGTGGAGGCGATGAGGCAGCACTTCGGCTCGCGTCCGTCGGAGCTTGTGGCGGCGATCGGCCCGGCGATCGGAGCATGCTGCTATGAGGTAGACGAAGCGGTGATCAGCAAGGTGGAGCCTCTGCTGCAGGAGCTGCGGACAGACGGAGCCACGCTTGCGGAGGATACACTCGTGCCCTCCGAACAGGGTAGAGCTAGGATCAACTTGAAAGAAATTAACCGACAGATTATGATAAAAGCAGGAATTTTGCCGACCAGCATCGAATTATCACAGATGTGTACTGGCTGCCGGACTGACTTGTTCTTCTCCCACCGTATGGAGCAGGGGGGAACAGGGCGTATGGCAAGCTGGATCGGTATGGAAAGAGGTGACGTCTTCTCTTGA